In Raphanus sativus cultivar WK10039 chromosome 5, ASM80110v3, whole genome shotgun sequence, the following proteins share a genomic window:
- the LOC108862548 gene encoding protein MEI2-like 1 isoform X2, whose amino-acid sequence MPSDSMEQGGVSTPSHFREDTRLTSERQFGFLKTDLMPENQGVRDRFSNLPKSSRTPESYQLKPQSSLSGVHPSVNINARNPTNGSQWESSLFSSSLSDSFNRKLRLQSSDVLSPMSANTVFTHLEEEPSESLEEIEAQTIGNLLPDEDDLFAEVMGDVGRKSRASGDDLDDFDLFSSVGGMELDGDVFSSVGHRNGERGNNNSVGEHHRAEIPCRTILAGNISSNVEDYELKVLFEQFGDIQAFHTACKNRGFIMVSYYDIRAAQNAARALHNKLLRGTKLDIRYSNPKEVPSGKDVSKGALLINNLDSSISNEELNRMFKSYGEIKEIRRTMHDNPQIYIEFFDIRAAEAALGGLNGLEVAGKQLKLAPTCPEGTRYMSQRAAHDAEGCLPKMSFTNTSARHMGLIASTSIDGGSMRVSQSSVGSPVNSFIERHRSLSIPIGFPPSANVISASKPVGIQEHGQPFDNSNMGIQSMPNLHPHTFSEYLDKFANGTPYKSSTTFSEMVSDGSKANEGFMIHGVDGFSGGGIGSPMNQSSRRPNLNLWSNSNTQQQNPSAGMMWPNSPSHISSIPSQRPPVTVFSRAPPVMVNMASSPVHHHIGSAPVLNSPFWDRRQAYVAESLEPPGIHIGSHGSMGFPGSSPSHPMEIGSHKSFSHIARNRMDVNAQNAVLRSPQQLSHLFPGRNPMVSMPGSFDSPSERYRNLSHRRSESSSSHADKKLYELDVERILRGDDGRTTLMLKNIPNKYTSKMLLSAIDEHCKGTYDFLYLPIDFKNKCNVGYAFINLVEPEKIVPFYKAFNGKKWEKFNSEKVATLTYARIQGKVALIAHFQNSSLMNEDKRCRPILFHTDGPNAGDQEPFPMGTNIRSRPGKPRSSSIDNHNSFSIPSVSENREEPPNGTDPFLKEN is encoded by the exons ATGCCATCTGATTCAATGGAACAGGGAGGTGTATCAACACCTTCCCATTTTCGTGAAGATACTCGTCTTACTTCAGAG AGGCAATTTGGGTTTCTGAAAACAGACCTGATGCCTGAAAACCAAGGGGTTCGTGATAGATTTTCAAATCTGCCAAAGAGTTCCCGGACACCTGAAAGTTACCAGCTAAAGCCTCAATCTAGCTTGTCTGGGGTGCACCCCTCTGTTAACATTAACGCAAGAAACCCCACGAATGGCAGCCAGTGGGAAAGCAGTTTATTTTCCAGCTCCCTGTCTGATTCATTTAACAGAAAAC TACGACTACAGAGCAGTGATGTGCTATCTCCTATGTCTGCGAACACAGTTTTTACCCACCTTGAGGAAGAACCTTCTGAATCTCTAGAAGAAATTGAGGCTCAAACTATTGGAAATCTTCTGCCAGATGAAGATGATCTCTTTGCGGAAGTGATGGGTGACGTTGGGCGTAAATCTCGTGCCAGTGGAGATGATCTAGATGATTTTGATCTTTTCAGCAGTGTTGGTGGCATGGAGCTAGATGGAGATGTTTTTTCTTCTGTGGGCCACAGAAACGGCGAGAGAGGCAACAATAACTCTGTTGGCGAACATCACCGAGCGGAAATTCCATGCAGAACAATTTTGGCCGGAAACATTAGTAGCAACGTCGAAGACTATGAGCTGAAGGTCCTTTTTGAG CAATTTGGAGACATTCAGGCTTTTCATACAGCTTGCAAGAATCGTGGCTTTATCATGGTATCATACTATGACATAAGGGCTGCTCAGAATGCGGCTAGAGCACTCCACAATAAGCTGTTAAGAGGAACGAAACTTGACATTCGCTATTCTAACCCTAAG GAAGTTCCTTCAGGAAAAGACGTCAGTAAAGGAGCCTTGTTGATTAATAATCTTGATTCGTCTATATCAAATGAAGAGCTCAATCGAATGTTTAAATCATATGGAGAAATCAAAGAG ATTCGCAGAACCATGCATGATAACCCACAAATATACATAGAGTTCTTTGACATCCGGGCAGCAGAGGCTGCTCTTGGTGGCCTAAATGGACTCGAGGTTGCTGGGAAGCAGCTTAAACTTGCGCCAACCTGTCCAGAGGGTACAAG ATACATGTCACAGCGTGCTGCACATGATGCTGAAGGATGTCTACCTAAAATGTCTTTTACTAATACATCAGCTAGGCACATGG GATTAATAGCCTCAACCTCCATTGATGGTGGATCTATGCGGGTTAGTCAAAGTTCGGTTGGATCACCTGTGAACTCCTTCATTGAACGTCATAGGAGTCTCAGCATTCCTATTGGATTTCCACCTTCGGCAAACGTCATCTCAGCCAGCAAACCTGTCGGAATTCAGGAACATGGCCAGCCTTTTGATAATTCAAATATGGGGATCCAAAGCATGCCAAATCTTCATCCTCATACTTTTTCAGAGTACCTCGACAAATTCGCAAATGGTACTCCATATAAGTCCTCGACAACATTTTCTGAAATGGTCAGTGATGGCTCGAAAGCAAATGAAGGCTTTATGATACATGGAGTGGATGGTTTTAGTGGAGGAG GCATAGGATCTCCCATGAATCAAAGCTCCCGCCGCCCTAACCTTAACTTATGGAGCAATTCTAACACTCAGCAGCAGAATCCGTCAGCTGGCATGATGTGGCCGAACTCTCCATCTCACATCAGTAGCATTCCTAGTCAGCGCCCACCTGTTACTGTATTCTCTAGAGCACCTCCTGTTATGGTGAATATGGCATCTTCTCCTGTGCACCACCACATTGGATCCGCGCCGGTATTAAACTCGCCTTTCTGGGATAGAAGACAAGCCTATGTAGCTGAATCTCTAGAACCGCCTGGCATCCACATAGGTTCTCATGGTAGCATGGGGTTTCCTGGCTCGTCACCCTCACATCCGATGGAAATTGGTTCTCATAAGTCCTTTTCCCATATTGCGCGGAATCGCATGGATGTAAATGCCCAAAATGCTGTGCTGCGATCTCCCCAACAGTTGTCTCATCTCTTCCCCGGAAGGAACCCGATGGTTTCAATGCCGGGTTCATTTGACTCGCCAAGTGAACGATACAGGAACCTCTCTCACCGCCGAAGCGAGTCTAGCTCTAGTCATGCTGACAAGAAACTGTATGAGCTTGATGTTGAACGTATATTACGTGGGGATGATGGTAGGACAACACTGATGCTTAAAAACATTCCTAATAA GTATACTTCTAAGATGCTTCTATCTGCCATTGACGAGCATTGTAAAGGAACATATGATTTCCTTTATTTGCCAATTGACTTTAAG AACAAATGCAATGTGGGATATGCTTTCATCAACCTTGTCGAAcctgaaaagattgtaccattTTATAAG GCGTTTAATGGAAAAAAGTGGGAAAAGTTTAACAGCGAGAAGGTGGCAACTCTTACATATGCTAGAATCCAAGGGAAAGTAGCTCTTATTGCCCATTTCCAGAACTCAAGCTTAATGAACGAAGACAAACGTTGCCGGCCTATTCTTTTCCACACTGATGGTCCAAATGCTGGTGATCAG GAACCATTTCCAATGGGTACCAACATACGATCGAGACCAGGAAAGCCACGAAGCAGTAGCATTGATAACCACAACAGCTTTAGCATCCCTTCCGTTTCAGAAAACCGAGAAGAACCTCCTAATGGAACCGATCCTTTCTTGAAGGAGAACTAA
- the LOC108862548 gene encoding protein MEI2-like 1 isoform X1, with amino-acid sequence MPSDSMEQGGVSTPSHFREDTRLTSERQFGFLKTDLMPENQGVRDRFSNLPKSSRTPESYQLKPQSSLSGVHPSVNINARNPTNGSQWESSLFSSSLSDSFNRKLRLQSSDVLSPMSANTVFTHLEEEPSESLEEIEAQTIGNLLPDEDDLFAEVMGDVGRKSRASGDDLDDFDLFSSVGGMELDGDVFSSVGHRNGERGNNNSVGEHHRAEIPCRTILAGNISSNVEDYELKVLFEQFGDIQAFHTACKNRGFIMVSYYDIRAAQNAARALHNKLLRGTKLDIRYSNPKEVPSGKDVSKGALLINNLDSSISNEELNRMFKSYGEIKEIRRTMHDNPQIYIEFFDIRAAEAALGGLNGLEVAGKQLKLAPTCPEGTRYMSQRAAHDAEGCLPKMSFTNTSARHMGRHFPGLIASTSIDGGSMRVSQSSVGSPVNSFIERHRSLSIPIGFPPSANVISASKPVGIQEHGQPFDNSNMGIQSMPNLHPHTFSEYLDKFANGTPYKSSTTFSEMVSDGSKANEGFMIHGVDGFSGGGIGSPMNQSSRRPNLNLWSNSNTQQQNPSAGMMWPNSPSHISSIPSQRPPVTVFSRAPPVMVNMASSPVHHHIGSAPVLNSPFWDRRQAYVAESLEPPGIHIGSHGSMGFPGSSPSHPMEIGSHKSFSHIARNRMDVNAQNAVLRSPQQLSHLFPGRNPMVSMPGSFDSPSERYRNLSHRRSESSSSHADKKLYELDVERILRGDDGRTTLMLKNIPNKYTSKMLLSAIDEHCKGTYDFLYLPIDFKNKCNVGYAFINLVEPEKIVPFYKAFNGKKWEKFNSEKVATLTYARIQGKVALIAHFQNSSLMNEDKRCRPILFHTDGPNAGDQEPFPMGTNIRSRPGKPRSSSIDNHNSFSIPSVSENREEPPNGTDPFLKEN; translated from the exons ATGCCATCTGATTCAATGGAACAGGGAGGTGTATCAACACCTTCCCATTTTCGTGAAGATACTCGTCTTACTTCAGAG AGGCAATTTGGGTTTCTGAAAACAGACCTGATGCCTGAAAACCAAGGGGTTCGTGATAGATTTTCAAATCTGCCAAAGAGTTCCCGGACACCTGAAAGTTACCAGCTAAAGCCTCAATCTAGCTTGTCTGGGGTGCACCCCTCTGTTAACATTAACGCAAGAAACCCCACGAATGGCAGCCAGTGGGAAAGCAGTTTATTTTCCAGCTCCCTGTCTGATTCATTTAACAGAAAAC TACGACTACAGAGCAGTGATGTGCTATCTCCTATGTCTGCGAACACAGTTTTTACCCACCTTGAGGAAGAACCTTCTGAATCTCTAGAAGAAATTGAGGCTCAAACTATTGGAAATCTTCTGCCAGATGAAGATGATCTCTTTGCGGAAGTGATGGGTGACGTTGGGCGTAAATCTCGTGCCAGTGGAGATGATCTAGATGATTTTGATCTTTTCAGCAGTGTTGGTGGCATGGAGCTAGATGGAGATGTTTTTTCTTCTGTGGGCCACAGAAACGGCGAGAGAGGCAACAATAACTCTGTTGGCGAACATCACCGAGCGGAAATTCCATGCAGAACAATTTTGGCCGGAAACATTAGTAGCAACGTCGAAGACTATGAGCTGAAGGTCCTTTTTGAG CAATTTGGAGACATTCAGGCTTTTCATACAGCTTGCAAGAATCGTGGCTTTATCATGGTATCATACTATGACATAAGGGCTGCTCAGAATGCGGCTAGAGCACTCCACAATAAGCTGTTAAGAGGAACGAAACTTGACATTCGCTATTCTAACCCTAAG GAAGTTCCTTCAGGAAAAGACGTCAGTAAAGGAGCCTTGTTGATTAATAATCTTGATTCGTCTATATCAAATGAAGAGCTCAATCGAATGTTTAAATCATATGGAGAAATCAAAGAG ATTCGCAGAACCATGCATGATAACCCACAAATATACATAGAGTTCTTTGACATCCGGGCAGCAGAGGCTGCTCTTGGTGGCCTAAATGGACTCGAGGTTGCTGGGAAGCAGCTTAAACTTGCGCCAACCTGTCCAGAGGGTACAAG ATACATGTCACAGCGTGCTGCACATGATGCTGAAGGATGTCTACCTAAAATGTCTTTTACTAATACATCAGCTAGGCACATGG GGAGACATTTCCCAGGATTAATAGCCTCAACCTCCATTGATGGTGGATCTATGCGGGTTAGTCAAAGTTCGGTTGGATCACCTGTGAACTCCTTCATTGAACGTCATAGGAGTCTCAGCATTCCTATTGGATTTCCACCTTCGGCAAACGTCATCTCAGCCAGCAAACCTGTCGGAATTCAGGAACATGGCCAGCCTTTTGATAATTCAAATATGGGGATCCAAAGCATGCCAAATCTTCATCCTCATACTTTTTCAGAGTACCTCGACAAATTCGCAAATGGTACTCCATATAAGTCCTCGACAACATTTTCTGAAATGGTCAGTGATGGCTCGAAAGCAAATGAAGGCTTTATGATACATGGAGTGGATGGTTTTAGTGGAGGAG GCATAGGATCTCCCATGAATCAAAGCTCCCGCCGCCCTAACCTTAACTTATGGAGCAATTCTAACACTCAGCAGCAGAATCCGTCAGCTGGCATGATGTGGCCGAACTCTCCATCTCACATCAGTAGCATTCCTAGTCAGCGCCCACCTGTTACTGTATTCTCTAGAGCACCTCCTGTTATGGTGAATATGGCATCTTCTCCTGTGCACCACCACATTGGATCCGCGCCGGTATTAAACTCGCCTTTCTGGGATAGAAGACAAGCCTATGTAGCTGAATCTCTAGAACCGCCTGGCATCCACATAGGTTCTCATGGTAGCATGGGGTTTCCTGGCTCGTCACCCTCACATCCGATGGAAATTGGTTCTCATAAGTCCTTTTCCCATATTGCGCGGAATCGCATGGATGTAAATGCCCAAAATGCTGTGCTGCGATCTCCCCAACAGTTGTCTCATCTCTTCCCCGGAAGGAACCCGATGGTTTCAATGCCGGGTTCATTTGACTCGCCAAGTGAACGATACAGGAACCTCTCTCACCGCCGAAGCGAGTCTAGCTCTAGTCATGCTGACAAGAAACTGTATGAGCTTGATGTTGAACGTATATTACGTGGGGATGATGGTAGGACAACACTGATGCTTAAAAACATTCCTAATAA GTATACTTCTAAGATGCTTCTATCTGCCATTGACGAGCATTGTAAAGGAACATATGATTTCCTTTATTTGCCAATTGACTTTAAG AACAAATGCAATGTGGGATATGCTTTCATCAACCTTGTCGAAcctgaaaagattgtaccattTTATAAG GCGTTTAATGGAAAAAAGTGGGAAAAGTTTAACAGCGAGAAGGTGGCAACTCTTACATATGCTAGAATCCAAGGGAAAGTAGCTCTTATTGCCCATTTCCAGAACTCAAGCTTAATGAACGAAGACAAACGTTGCCGGCCTATTCTTTTCCACACTGATGGTCCAAATGCTGGTGATCAG GAACCATTTCCAATGGGTACCAACATACGATCGAGACCAGGAAAGCCACGAAGCAGTAGCATTGATAACCACAACAGCTTTAGCATCCCTTCCGTTTCAGAAAACCGAGAAGAACCTCCTAATGGAACCGATCCTTTCTTGAAGGAGAACTAA
- the LOC108857649 gene encoding protein FLX-like 4, with amino-acid sequence MSSRERHYSRGMSTSGSSSSSSRHHETISSSASDHRVSHSDVLENKIAARAAEIYRLSSDNRKLAASYVALKEDLALADREVQGLRAHIIKTETDGEIQIRGALEKIAKLEGIVNNRDNIRRELQLAHIEAHTLAREREELASQVKVAVKELKKVCLESEGLEASSQELERLKEEHQRLREEFDAEKSGNVEKLEQLKEMESNIIGAVKAIEKLRSEIATARSRA; translated from the exons ATGTCTTCAAGGGAGAGGCATTATAGCCGAGGCATGTCAACTAgtggttcatcatcatcatcatccaggCACCACGAGACCATCTCTTCTTCAGCTTCTGACCACCGTGTTTCCCACTCCGACGTTCTCGAAAACAAGATTGCAGCTCGAGCTGCTGAGATCTACCGGCTCTCTAGCGACAACCGCAAACTAGCTGCTAGCTACGTGGCTCTCAAGGAAGACCTAGCCCTGGCCGACCGCGAAGTCCAGGGACTCAGAGCTCACATCATCAAGACGGAGACAGACGGCGAGATTCAGATCCGAGGGGCGCTCGAGAAGATAGCTAAACTTGAGGGTATTGTCAACAACAGGGATAACATAAGGAGGGAGCTGCAGCTAGCTCACATTGAGGCTCATACATTAGCAAGAGAACGTGAGGAGCTAGCTTCACAGGTGAAGGTGGCTGTGAAGGAGTTGAAGAAGGTTTGCCTCGAATCTGAGGGTTTAGAAGCGTCGAGCCAAGAGCTTGAGCGGTTGAAAGAGGAGCACCAGAGATTAAG GGAAGAGTTTGATGCAGAGAAGAGTGGTAATGTAGAGAAACTTGAGCAATTAAAAGAGATGGAGAGTAACATTATTGGAGCAGTCAAAGCTATTGAGAAGCTGCGAAGTGAGATCGCAACCGCAAGGAGTAGAGCTTGA